From Seriola aureovittata isolate HTS-2021-v1 ecotype China chromosome 20, ASM2101889v1, whole genome shotgun sequence, a single genomic window includes:
- the si:ch211-285f17.1 gene encoding sickle tail protein homolog isoform X2, whose translation MSKASRLARPPSAGAGSKLPSPRKECPGTAAAAGRVRVLSVGEKLMRAGSDGILNRQKSLTAAVPQDKAQSEAQTETPAPSQSPGEKGQNMEMVPPKSRISPPKASTQPQGSVHKQNKSNLKVTSPEDAEHVSRRQASPNGTPPSRGDAKGSRTVPRRHTLGGARSSREILAMQPSDMDKKREAFLEHLKQKYPHHASAIMGHQERLREQSLQGMLSSLHSELDIQRYLMKIQLPHRSRSPKHGPSPQPSIGDHIDHLSLASLESLDAMSEADAPTAFTRGSRVRASLPVVRSTNQTKDRSLGVLYLQYGDETKQIRMPNEITSIDTVRALFVSAFPQQLTMKMLESPSVAVYVKDDMRNMYYELTDVRNITDHSCLKVYHKDPAQAFSHGPRPANGDARMHSDGQHPLRQPPMGPPTHHPMQGTLPPSPHSMPPSPSRIPFGPRQGSIPGSATIPRDRLSNANPPARSISPCPSAILERRDVKPDEDMGGKSHSLSRGNEGLYADPYLLQEGRMSMATAHGPHPNPGLDGPEHGMGGFHRASIRSTGSYSGPSPTDTMDHPSLYRQKSRNSQLPTLGSKTPPPSPHRMAEVRMIDIHGGPPHGVPPHGVTMERSSPVRQSFRKEEVTGTKPRNNMGSPVVSDLPGHLQGPIPPANDHQTRERMKAMEQQIASLTGLVQHALLKGPNTSGTKEPLSERPPKTSSPAHSAHSSGGSPVLAPKSSAALSDKGSVPLKVNLLQFRKNVSDLRMQLHQMRQLQLQNQEALRVQLKRAEQEISVKLAEAMRRLEDPVQRQRTLVEEDRHKYLGLEERVLTQLGELEQYVGSLQKDSAATHRVVTLKDVEEGAVTLRKVGESLAGLKGEFPALQTRMRAVLRVEVEAVKFLKEEPHKLDSMLKRVKSLTDTLSSLRRHATEGSQRGPDPSANIPVDNSLSAAAVETPAEDPPISVQPTSTAAPPELQNSTIKSGVMPSSPVVIHHVQSSPVHMQQSQQSAALTAQPSPPLTPSPTQVPCPNASKSQGRESPKGASSDPPSPARHKKAHGNPVNNGNQDLVIEELQTSHDKSKNRAMSIEAAEKEWEERRQNMGHYDGKEFEKILQEAQANMMKGIPSLEVEENPALPPAASGEQADIHNPVEATSEEPQSEPDSDKPAKKGPEKLPKPLTEKPAKPALERHSKTATKPAPTDGFTKHGSEKSSKSPPPPPPPRKTYPTSSSGMTTTRSGEVVYTSRKESVSAQEGEEEVPPPTPQPKPTQPKVPPETKPKPATPPPVTASVTREEEDEGDKIMAELQVFQKCTVKDVGVKNLVEPTTRIEPQIRELRPGAMLPLKEKKSSEPSRVDKDPDTDENGNTTMRQSQGVIYYVTGQIPKDHPPPSGTEETPEHQEPTQPPTQVSNVNVNDNSPSQEQQQQQQPQSPPPKSPPPISPKPAGLNGLKLPKKQVKRSESLKTRAEMEKGKILNKINTEKKSKIIQEHVSSSKNIISKPMETTTTSVVKEVPKGSVAPTNNAPSENSDPPKSNCADDDEGATLSPDLPGEEAPPPPDNIAFMITNTKVQALSCGEYQELVNAKKGSVQTVTVGGAANRGNATASPSVPQDNGFNKKPVIIIFDEPMDIRSAYKRLSTIFECEEELDRMLAEERIEEESEESDTERSGGLQVKAEGTETVDGKKVGSSQGSADHVSLSSSSSSSVSELTDSGINLESNGDAKQDSKKKFKFKFPKKQFAALTQAIRTGSKSGKKTLQVVVYEDEEESDGTVRQHKEAKRFEIARSKSLADTQKATSSAVLKRQNSESHCRTDEIRKNTYKTLDSLEQTIKQLETTISEMGPRSPDEPVSMEEAKAGNGKSPEGVGLKRSSSLPTSRGSGPKVPSKSSLQKKTKPQLLPRPVVIPTTTTTTTTSTATVPSAPSTIQQNTSVASPTSRMPVPLSAKSRQSPGTTDKAGKQQKLQDAQRQFRQANGSAKRVGGDHKTTSPTIPISKIPAFYPSSTKGSSQSAQNSDATNPINPSSSSSSSLTKSSILSSHTPRSGSLPSSHIPSLSNGSLKLPTPSQHTGKALSFSSQTQNGRVHSSSSSFSSSSSSSSSSSPSPLSPTPLGPGGKSIRTIHTPSFTSYRSHNGSSGKSCIPTSTAAKDTT comes from the exons TCTTTACAGGGCATGCTCTCCTCCCTTCACTCTGAACTTGACATTCAGAGGTACTTGATGAAAATCCAATTGCCCCACAGA AGCAGAAGCCCAAAGCACGGCCCCAGCCCCCAGCCCAGCATCGGCGACCACATTGACCACCTCTCCCTGGCCTCCCTAGAGTCACTGGATGCCATGTCAGAGGCCGACGCACCTACAGCCTTCACCCGCGGCAGCCGGGTTCGTGCCAGCCTGCCTGTGGTCCGATCGACCAACCAGACAAAGGACCGATCACTAG GTGTGCTGTACCTGCAGTACGGGGACGAGACCAAACAGATCCGCATGCCTAATGAGATCACGAGCATCGACACGGTCAGAGCTCTGTTTGTTAGTGCCTTCCCGCAGCAGCTCACCATGAAGATGTTGGAGTCGCCCAGCGTCGCCGTCTACGTCAAAGACGACATGAGGAACATGTACTACGAGCTCACTGACGTCAG GAACATCACAGACCACTCCTGCCTGAAGGTCTACCACAAAGACCCAGCGCAGGCATTCAGCCATGGGCCGAGACCTGCCAACGGCGATGCCAGG ATGCACAGTGATGGACAGCACCCTCTGAGACAACCCCCCATGGGTCCCCCAACACATCATCCAATGCAGGGTACActccccccatccccccactcCATGCCCCCGTCCCCCTCCAGAATCCCATTTGGCCCACGGCAGGGCTCCATACCTGGCAGCGCCACCATCCCAAGGGACCGACTGTCTAATGCCAACCCTCCAGCGCGCTCCATCTCGCCCTGTCCCAGCGCCATCCTGGAGAGACGGGACGTCAAGCCAGATGAGGACATGGGGGGGAAGAGCCACAGTCTGAGCAGGGGAAATGAGGGGTTGTATGCAGATCCATACCTGCTCCAGGAGGGACGGATGAGCATGGCTACCGCCCATGGACCGCACCCCAACCCTGGGCTTGATGGTCCAGAGCATGGTATGGGGGGATTTCACCGTGCCTCCATCCGCTCCACAGGCTCTTACAGTGGGCCCAGTCCCACAGACACTATGGATCACCCCTCTCTGTACAGGCAGAAGTCCAGAAACAGCCAGCTGCCTACTCTGGGCTCCAAGACTCCTCCCCCATCCCCTCACCGGATGGCTGAGGTACGGATGATTGACATCCATGGCGGGCCTCCTCATGGCGTTCCACCTCATGGAGTTACCATGGAGAGAAGCTCACCAGTGCGCCAGTCCTTCAGGAAGGAGGAAGTAACGGGGACCAAGCCTCGGAACAACATGGGATCACCTGTGGTTTCAGACCTGCCAGGTCATCTCCAGGGGCCCATTCCACCTGCCAATGACCATCAGACACG AGAGCGAATGAAGGCTATGGAGCAACAGATTGCCAGCTTGACTGGTCTTGTTCAGCATGCACTTTTAAAGGGGCCAAACACTAGTGGCACCAAGGAGCCTCTAAG TGAGAGACCACCAAAGACATCATCTCCAGCCCACAGCGCACATAGCTCAG GTGGTTCCCCAGTCTTGGCTCCCAAAAGCAGTGCAGCCCTATCAGACAAGGGCTCAGTTCCTCTCAAAGTCAACCTCCTGCAGTTCAGGAAGAATGTTTCTGACCTCAGGATGCAACTCCATCAGATGAGACAGCTGCAG CTCCAGAACCAGGAGGCATTACGGGTTCAGCTGAAGCGGGCAGAACAGGAAATCAGTGTTAAACTCGCAGAGGCCATGCGGCGTCTCGAGGACCCAGTCCAGAGGCAGAGAACTTTGGTAGAAGAGGACAGGCACAAGTACTTGGGACTGGAGGAGCGTGTCCTTACACAACTCGG TGAGCTGGAGCAGTATGTCGGCTCTCTGCAGAAGGACTCAGCAGCGACACACAGAGTGGTGACCCTGAAGGATGTGGAAGAGGGAGCGGTGACTCTGAGGAAGGTGGGAGAATCTCTGGCAGGGCTCAAAG GAGAGTTCCCGGCATTACAAACCAGGATGCGGGCCGTGCTCAGGGTGGAAGTGGAAGCCGTCAAGTTTTTGAAGGAGGAGCCTCATAAACTGGACAGCATGCTGAAAAGGGTCAAGAGCCTGACTGACACACTCAGCAGTctgagaag ACATGCCACTGAGGGTTCTCAAAGGGGCCCTGATCCTTCTGCTAATATCCCAGTGGATAACAGCCTTTCAGCAGCCGCAGTAGAGACCCCTGCTGAAGATCCCCCAATATCAGTCCAGCCTACCTCCACCGCAGCCCCACCGGAGCTCCAGAACTCCACCATCAAATCAGGGGTGATGCCTTCCTCCCCAGTGGTCATCCATCATGTCCAGAGCTCCCCAGTCCACATGCAGCAGTCCCAGCAGTCTGCAGCCCTGACTGCTCAGCCCAGTCCCCCGCTCACCCCCAGCCCCACTCAGGTTCCCTGTCCCAACGCAAGCAAGAGTCAAGGCCGAGAATCTCCCAAGGGTGCGTCCTCGGATCCACCAAGTCCCGCTCGTCATAAGAAGGCACATGGGAACCCAGTGAATAATGGCAACCAGGATCTTGTCATAGAGGAGCTGCAGACCAGTCATGACAAGAGCAAAAACAGAGCTATGTCCATAGAG GCAGCAGAGAAGGAGTGGGAAGAGAGAAGGCAGAACATGGGTCACTACGATGGAAAAGAGTTTGAGAAGATCCTCCAAGAAGCCCAGGCCAACATGATGAAGGGCATTCCCAGTCTAGAGGTAGAAGAGAACCCAGCACTGCCACCTGCTGCCAGCGGAGAACAAGCAGACATCCACAATCCTGTGGAGGCAACTTCAG AAGAGCCCCAGTCTGAGCCTGACTCTGACAAACCAGCCAAAAAGGGGCCTGAAAAACTTCCCAAGCCTTTGACGGAGAAACCAGCCAAGCCCGCTCTGGAGAGACACTCCAAGACTGCCACCAAGCCAGCGCCCACTGACGGTTTTACCAAGCATGGGTCTGAAAAGTCCAGCAagtctccaccaccaccacctcctccaagGAAGACCTACCCCACCTCGAGCTCAGGCATGACCACCACACGCTCTGGTGAGGTGGTCTACACCAGCAGGAAGGAGTCCGTCTCGGCTCAG GAGGGTGAAGAGGAGGTCCCGCCTCCCACTCCCCAGCCCAAGCCCACCCAGCCCAAGGTTCCACCAGAGACCAAGCCGAAGCCCGCTACTCCTCCCCCTGTTACTGCTTCTGTTaccagagaagaggaggatgaaggggaCAAGATCATGGCAGAGCTCCAG GTTTTCCAGAAGTGCACAGTTAAGGATGTAGGGGTGAAAAATTTGGTAGAGCCCACCACTCGAATTGAACCGCAAATCAGAGAACTAAGACCAGGGGCCATGTTGCCCCTCAAagagaaaaag AGCTCAGAGCCCAGTCGAGTGGATAAAGATCcagacacagatgaaaatgGGAATACTACTATGCGACAGAGCCAAGGG GTCATATACTATGTGACTGGCCAGATTCCTAAAGATCATCCACCCCCGTCAGGAACGGAGGAAACCCCCGAACACCAAGAGCCCACACAACCTCCAACACAGGTGTCAAATGTCAATGTTAATGACAATTCTCCAAGccaggaacagcagcagcagcagcagccacagtctCCGCCACCCAAATCTCCCCCACCTATATCACCTAAGCCTGCGGGACTGAATGGATTAAAACTGCCGAAGAAGCAAGTTAAACGTTCCGAATCTTTGAAGACCAGGGCAGAAATGGAGAAGGGAAAAATCCTCAACAAAATtaacactgaaaagaaaagtaaaatcatCCAGGAGCACGTTTCGTCCAGTAAGAATATAATATCCAAGCCTATGGAAACCACGACAACCAGCGTTGTAAAAGAGGTGCCTAAAGGTTCTGTTGCCCCAACTAACAACGCTCCTAGTGAGAACAGTGATCCACCTAAATCTAACTGTGCGGATGATGATGAGGGGGCCACTCTTAGTCCCGATCTACCTGGAGAAGAGGCACCTCCGCCCCCGGACAACATAGCATTTATGATCACGAACACCAAGGTTCAGGCCCTATCGTGTGGTGAGTACCAGGAACTTGTCAATGCCAAGAAAGGAAGTGTGCAGACGGTCACTGTAGGTGGTGCCGCAAACCGTGGGAACGCCACAGCGAGTCCCTCTGTGCCGCAGGATAATGGCTTCAACAAGAAGCCCGTCATCATCATTTTTGATGAGCCCATGGACATCCGTTCAGCTTACAAGCGCCTGTCGACCATATTTGAATGTGAGGAGGAACTGGATAGGATGCTCGCAGAAGAGCGCAttgaggaggagagtgaggagtcagacacagagaggagtgGTGGGCTGCAGGTAAAAGCTGAAGGGACCGAAACCGTTGATGGCAAAAAGGTTGGCTCTTCACAGGGCAGTGCTGATCATGTCAGCTTATCATCCTCATCTTCGTCTTCAGTATCTGAACTAACGGACAGTGGAATAAACTTGGAGTCGAATGGAGACGCCAAGCAGGACAGTAAGAAGAAGTTCAAGTTTAAGTTCCCTAAGAAACAGTTCGCGGCATTGACCCAGGCGATTCGTACGGGCTCCAAGTCAGGCAAGAAGACTCTACAGGTTGTTGTGTATGAAGACGAGGAGGAATCCGACGGTACTGTCAGGCAGCACAAAGAAGCAAAGAGATTTGAGATTGCGCGTTCAAAATCTTTAGCGGACACCCAGAAGGCAACAAGCTCGGCCGTGTTAAAGAGGCAGAACTCCGAGTCCCACTGCAGGACAGATGAGATCCGGAAGAACACCTACAAGACACTGGACAGCCTGGAGCAGACCATCAAGCAGCTGGAGACCACTATTAGTGAGATGGGACCACGCTCCCCCGATGAGCCAGTCTCTATGGAGGAGGCTAAAGCAGGGAATGGGAAAAGCCCAGAAGGAGTGGGACTGAAGAGGTCTTCCTCTCTCCCTACTTCCAGAGGGTCAGGCCCTAAGGTACCCAGCAAAAGTTCCTTGCAGAAGAAGACTAAACCACAGCTCCTTCCTCGCCCTGTAGTCATCCCTACTActaccaccactaccaccacctccacagCCACTGTCCCCAGTGCCCCCAGCACCATACAACAG AACACCAGTGTCGCTTCCCCCACTAGTCGGATGCCCGTCCCTTTGTCTGCGAAGTCCAGGCAGTCGCCGGGTACTACTGACAAAGcaggaaaacagcaaaaactgCAGGACGCTCAGAGGCAGTTCCGACAG GCTAACGGAAGTGCTAAAAGAGTGGGAGGGGATCATAAAACTACTTCCCCTACTATACCCATCTCTAAAATCCCTGCTTTTTATCCTAGCTCTACTAAAGGCAGCTCCCAGTCTGCACAAAACTCAGATGCTACTAATCCCATTaacccttcctcttcctcctcctcctctttgacaAAGTCCTCCATCCTGTCCTCTCATACTCCTCGTTCCGGTTCCCTACCCTCCTCCCACATCCCCTCCTTGTCTAATGGATCCCTCAAACTCCCCACACCCTCACAGCACACAGGTAAAGCTCTCTCGTTCTCCTCGCAGACTCAGAATGGTCGAGtgcactcctcctcctcttcattctcctcctcctcctcctcatcctcctcctcctccccctcccctctgtcgCCCACACCTTTGGGCCCAGGTGGAAAGAGCATCCGCACCATACACACCCCCAGCTTCACCAGCTACAGGTCCCACAACGGCAGCAGCGGCAAATCCTGCATCCCAACATCCACAGCAGCTAAGGACACTACTTAG